One region of Kytococcus sedentarius DSM 20547 genomic DNA includes:
- a CDS encoding SDR family oxidoreductase: MTTTLQGRTILMSGGSRGIGLAIALRAAADGANVALLAKTDQPHPALEGTIHTAAAEIEAAGGKALPVVGDVRSEESVREAVAATVERFGGIDIVVNNASAVDVSPARELPMKKYDLMQEVNTRGTYLLTAAAIEHLERAENPHVLTMSPPLNLDPKWFGPHTAYSISKYGMSMVTLGLAEELREAGIAVNSLWPRTIIATAAIRNVLGGEAAMARARDPRIMGDAAHAILTRPAREATGTFFVDDEVLAEAGITDLSVYGGSPETLQPDIFLD; encoded by the coding sequence ATGACCACGACACTCCAGGGCCGCACGATCCTGATGTCCGGCGGTAGCCGCGGCATCGGCCTGGCCATCGCACTGCGTGCCGCCGCCGACGGCGCCAACGTCGCGCTGCTGGCCAAGACCGACCAGCCGCACCCGGCGCTGGAGGGCACGATCCACACGGCGGCTGCCGAGATCGAGGCGGCCGGCGGGAAGGCCCTGCCGGTGGTGGGTGACGTGCGCTCCGAGGAGTCCGTGCGCGAGGCCGTCGCGGCGACCGTGGAGCGCTTCGGCGGCATCGACATCGTCGTGAACAACGCCAGCGCCGTGGACGTCTCCCCCGCCCGGGAGCTGCCGATGAAGAAGTACGACCTCATGCAGGAGGTCAACACCCGCGGCACCTACCTGCTGACCGCTGCGGCCATCGAGCACCTGGAGCGAGCGGAGAACCCGCACGTGCTGACCATGTCGCCGCCGCTGAACCTGGACCCGAAGTGGTTCGGCCCGCACACGGCCTACTCGATCAGCAAGTACGGCATGAGCATGGTGACCCTGGGCCTGGCCGAGGAGCTGCGGGAGGCTGGGATCGCCGTGAACTCCCTGTGGCCTCGCACCATCATCGCCACCGCGGCGATCCGGAACGTGCTGGGCGGGGAGGCCGCGATGGCGCGCGCCCGCGACCCCCGCATCATGGGCGATGCCGCCCACGCGATCCTCACGCGCCCGGCGCGGGAGGCCACGGGCACCTTCTTCGTCGACGACGAGGTGCTGGCCGAGGCGGGCATCACCGACCTGTCGGTCTACGGCGGCAGCCCGGAGACGCTGCAGCCCGACATCTTCTTGGACTGA
- a CDS encoding NUDIX hydrolase yields MARPYRDFPMPPALVPTVREWLAAAPADRPDPVPARPAATVLVVRDGARGVEVFMQTRAATMAFAPNMMVFPGGGVDARDEVVETAWSGPTPEEWSARMPGTTPASAQQLVLAAAREVFEETGVLLAAHPDGRPVSEAEASAPGIEEGRRRVDARELSFSEFLAEQGLTVRSECLAVRDHWTTPECEPRRYDTWFFAARIPEGQEPDDGTSEAVSASWEVPARVLDRLAADPGLMLPPTIAALEELTAAATTEEVLADRAEVPEVMPWPEEVAVDERFPDGLAMRCPWER; encoded by the coding sequence GTGGCACGGCCGTACCGCGACTTCCCGATGCCGCCGGCCCTGGTGCCGACGGTGCGGGAGTGGCTGGCCGCCGCCCCGGCCGACCGCCCCGACCCGGTCCCGGCGCGTCCGGCGGCCACCGTGCTTGTCGTGCGCGACGGCGCCCGGGGCGTCGAGGTCTTCATGCAGACCCGCGCCGCCACCATGGCCTTCGCGCCCAACATGATGGTCTTCCCCGGCGGCGGGGTGGACGCGCGCGACGAGGTGGTCGAGACGGCCTGGTCGGGCCCCACGCCCGAGGAGTGGTCGGCGCGGATGCCGGGCACCACGCCCGCGTCGGCGCAGCAGTTGGTGCTCGCGGCCGCCCGGGAGGTCTTCGAGGAGACCGGCGTGCTGCTGGCGGCCCACCCCGACGGCCGCCCGGTGAGCGAGGCCGAGGCGAGCGCTCCCGGCATCGAGGAGGGTCGACGGCGGGTCGACGCGCGGGAGCTGTCCTTCAGCGAGTTCCTGGCCGAACAGGGCCTCACGGTGCGCAGCGAGTGCCTGGCCGTGCGGGACCACTGGACCACCCCCGAGTGCGAACCACGCCGCTACGACACGTGGTTCTTCGCCGCCCGCATCCCCGAGGGGCAGGAGCCGGACGACGGCACCAGCGAGGCGGTCTCCGCCTCCTGGGAGGTCCCGGCCCGGGTGCTGGACCGTCTGGCGGCGGACCCCGGGCTGATGCTGCCGCCCACCATCGCCGCGCTGGAGGAGCTCACCGCCGCGGCCACCACCGAGGAGGTGCTCGCCGACCGGGCCGAGGTCCCCGAGGTGATGCCCTGGCCCGAGGAGGTCGCGGTCGACGAGCGCTTCCCCGACGGCCTGGCGATGCGCTGCCCCTGGGAGCGGTGA
- a CDS encoding GatB/YqeY domain-containing protein codes for MSDLKQQISTDLTTAMKARDKVTSSTLRMVMTAIQNAQVAGDSAKELTDDEVLAVITKEGKKRRDAIAEYEKAGRAELAAAEQAELEVLEAYLPQQLSDAELESLVAQAVAEAGVTEKSQMGQAMKAAQAKVAGRAEGGRVAAAVKKHLA; via the coding sequence ATGAGCGACCTGAAGCAGCAGATCTCCACCGACCTCACGACCGCCATGAAGGCCCGCGACAAGGTGACCTCCTCCACCCTCCGGATGGTGATGACGGCCATCCAGAACGCCCAGGTCGCCGGTGACTCCGCCAAGGAGCTCACGGACGACGAGGTGCTCGCCGTGATCACCAAGGAGGGCAAGAAGCGCCGCGACGCCATCGCCGAGTACGAGAAGGCCGGGCGCGCCGAGCTGGCTGCCGCCGAGCAGGCCGAGCTCGAGGTGCTGGAGGCCTACCTGCCCCAGCAGCTCTCCGACGCGGAGCTCGAGTCGTTGGTGGCGCAGGCCGTCGCCGAGGCCGGGGTCACCGAGAAGTCCCAGATGGGCCAGGCCATGAAGGCCGCCCAGGCGAAGGTGGCCGGGCGCGCCGAGGGTGGCCGCGTGGCCGCCGCGGTGAAGAAGCACCTGGCCTGA
- a CDS encoding metallophosphoesterase, with protein sequence MITTFAPRPPAPLRPRGGAWDAATLARRTALAVGSVAATGAACVAWGHFVERHLYTLRRFTVPVLPPGALPLRVLHVSDLHLVPGQERRMRWVHDLAALEPDLVVNTGDNMSSPAAVPDVLATFDELLDLPGVFVCGSNDYYSPRFTNPLRYLTQGRSHHDGTRTERDMPWRELTAAFRERGWTDLTHARSRIEVEGVRLEFVGVDDPHLGLDEYERVAGPAADDADLTIGVTHAPYQRVLDAMVGDGAGLVLAGHTHGGQVCVPGWGALTTNCDLDAGRVKGVSRWWPGAGTAARGTPEPDDAAWLEVSAGLGHSPMAPYRFACRPEATLLTLVPRESSAPADTRPTPERTP encoded by the coding sequence GTGATCACCACCTTCGCCCCCCGCCCCCCGGCGCCGCTGCGACCCCGCGGTGGTGCGTGGGACGCAGCCACCCTCGCGCGGCGCACCGCGCTGGCCGTCGGCAGCGTGGCCGCCACCGGGGCGGCCTGCGTGGCCTGGGGCCACTTCGTGGAGCGGCACCTCTACACGCTGCGCCGCTTCACCGTGCCGGTGCTGCCCCCCGGCGCCCTGCCGCTGCGCGTGCTGCACGTGAGCGACCTGCACCTGGTGCCCGGGCAGGAGCGGCGGATGCGGTGGGTGCACGACCTCGCGGCCCTGGAGCCGGATCTGGTGGTGAACACCGGGGACAACATGTCCTCCCCGGCCGCGGTGCCCGACGTGCTGGCGACCTTCGACGAGCTGCTGGACCTGCCCGGGGTGTTCGTCTGCGGCTCGAACGACTACTACTCGCCGCGCTTCACCAACCCGCTGCGCTACCTCACGCAGGGCCGCAGCCACCACGATGGGACCCGCACCGAGCGCGACATGCCGTGGCGGGAGCTGACGGCCGCCTTCCGCGAGCGCGGCTGGACCGACCTCACGCACGCGCGCTCCCGCATCGAGGTCGAGGGGGTGCGGCTCGAGTTCGTCGGGGTGGACGACCCGCACCTGGGGCTCGACGAGTACGAGCGCGTGGCCGGCCCCGCGGCCGACGACGCGGACCTGACGATCGGCGTCACCCACGCGCCCTACCAACGGGTGCTGGACGCGATGGTGGGCGACGGCGCCGGCCTGGTGCTCGCCGGACACACCCACGGCGGCCAGGTGTGCGTGCCCGGCTGGGGCGCGCTGACCACGAACTGCGACCTCGATGCCGGGCGCGTCAAGGGCGTCTCGCGCTGGTGGCCCGGTGCCGGCACGGCCGCCCGGGGCACCCCGGAGCCCGACGACGCCGCCTGGCTCGAGGTCTCCGCCGGCCTGGGGCACTCCCCGATGGCGCCCTACCGCTTCGCGTGCCGCCCCGAGGCCACCCTGTTGACCCTGGTGCCGCGGGAGTCCAGTGCTCCTGCGGACACCCGACCCACTCCCGAGAGGACCCCATGA
- a CDS encoding GAP family protein — protein MGDLLALAGLALLDSLSVGTLVIPLALVVSRRRVDVGPLTVYLVTVVAIYFALGVALVVGIEALTGPFLRAFETEPAQWVKLALGVVLLAFGILAPTPRTRTGPRPAPQSLAPAAMVALGAGAALTEAATMVPYLAGTAIISGMEIGWPVRLLVLAGYCLVMILPALVLIGLAGAVGDRVWPRLERFIPVLEREARTTLLWIAAIAGGWMAVSAWGALSGG, from the coding sequence ATGGGAGACCTGCTGGCCCTGGCCGGACTGGCGCTGCTCGACAGCCTGAGCGTGGGCACCCTGGTGATCCCCCTCGCGCTGGTGGTCTCGCGGCGGAGGGTCGATGTGGGGCCGCTGACCGTCTACCTCGTGACGGTGGTGGCCATCTACTTCGCCCTCGGGGTGGCGCTGGTGGTCGGCATCGAGGCGCTCACGGGGCCGTTCCTGCGGGCCTTCGAGACCGAGCCCGCCCAGTGGGTGAAGCTCGCACTGGGGGTCGTGCTGCTGGCGTTCGGCATCCTCGCCCCCACGCCGAGGACCCGCACCGGGCCCCGCCCGGCCCCGCAATCCCTCGCGCCGGCTGCGATGGTGGCGCTCGGCGCGGGGGCGGCGCTCACCGAGGCGGCCACGATGGTGCCGTACCTCGCGGGCACGGCGATCATCTCCGGGATGGAGATCGGCTGGCCGGTGCGGCTGCTCGTGCTGGCGGGGTACTGCTTGGTGATGATCCTCCCGGCGCTGGTCCTCATCGGGCTGGCCGGAGCGGTGGGTGACCGGGTCTGGCCGCGGCTCGAGCGGTTCATCCCGGTGCTGGAGCGGGAGGCCAGGACGACCCTGCTGTGGATCGCCGCCATCGCCGGTGGGTGGATGGCCGTCAGCGCGTGGGGGGCGTTGTCCGGCGGGTGA
- a CDS encoding YceI family protein, which yields MSTLTELNGTYTIDPTHSRIGFVTRHAMVTKVRGNFNDFEGSATTGAGLENATIELTAQTASVDTRNEQRDGHLRTGDFFDAEQYPALTFRSTEVTAADADTLRVTGDLTIKDVTQPVTIDFDYEGAAVDPYGNQRIGFEGRTKIARSDFGLTFNATLETGGVLVSEDVTLEFEISAIKNA from the coding sequence ATGAGCACCCTGACCGAGCTGAACGGCACCTACACCATCGACCCGACCCACTCCCGCATCGGGTTCGTCACCCGCCACGCGATGGTCACCAAGGTGCGCGGCAACTTCAACGACTTCGAGGGCTCCGCCACCACCGGCGCCGGCTTGGAGAACGCCACCATCGAGCTGACGGCCCAGACCGCCAGCGTCGACACCCGCAACGAGCAGCGTGACGGCCACCTGCGCACCGGCGACTTCTTCGACGCCGAGCAGTACCCGGCCCTCACCTTCCGCTCCACCGAGGTGACCGCCGCCGACGCCGACACCCTGCGCGTCACCGGCGACCTGACCATCAAGGACGTCACCCAGCCGGTCACCATCGACTTCGACTACGAGGGCGCGGCCGTCGACCCCTACGGCAACCAGCGCATCGGTTTCGAGGGCCGCACCAAGATCGCCCGCAGCGACTTCGGCCTCACCTTCAACGCCACCCTGGAGACCGGTGGCGTGCTGGTCAGCGAGGACGTGACCCTGGAGTTCGAGATCTCGGCGATCAAGAACGCCTGA
- a CDS encoding RidA family protein, whose amino-acid sequence MGAVEQRLAEAGIEIPEVAAPVASYVPATEHAGLVYTSGQLPMVSGTLAETGIVGEGVGTVTPQRAAELAQICAVNALAAAKAVVGDLDRIERVVKVVGFVASEAGFAGQPAVVNGASELMATAFGEAGQHARSAVGVAALPLGAPVEVEVVLAVRD is encoded by the coding sequence ATGGGGGCCGTCGAGCAGCGGCTGGCCGAGGCCGGCATCGAGATCCCCGAGGTCGCCGCCCCGGTGGCCTCCTACGTCCCGGCCACCGAGCACGCCGGGCTGGTCTACACCTCCGGTCAGCTGCCGATGGTGTCCGGCACCCTCGCCGAGACCGGCATCGTCGGTGAGGGCGTGGGCACGGTGACGCCCCAGCGGGCCGCCGAGCTGGCGCAGATCTGCGCGGTGAACGCCCTGGCGGCCGCGAAGGCCGTCGTCGGCGACCTCGACCGTATCGAGCGCGTCGTCAAGGTCGTCGGCTTCGTCGCGAGCGAGGCCGGGTTCGCCGGGCAGCCCGCCGTCGTCAACGGCGCCAGCGAGCTCATGGCCACCGCCTTCGGCGAGGCCGGGCAGCACGCCCGGTCGGCCGTCGGCGTCGCGGCCCTGCCGCTGGGCGCCCCGGTCGAGGTCGAGGTCGTCCTGGCCGTCCGGGACTGA
- a CDS encoding GNAT family N-acetyltransferase, whose protein sequence is MTHPIALRPLRVEDAPAMARVLADPALYAFTGGEPPTVEDLTRRYTTQTRGGSADGTETWVNEIVVLATDGRPIGYVQATLPHDGGPAEVAWVIGTPWQGQGFARRAAELLVAGLRARGVERALAHIHPHHVASQRIARHLGLAPTDTVVDGEVRWEGPLTQPPPAAAPSPA, encoded by the coding sequence GTGACCCACCCCATCGCCCTGCGCCCGCTCCGCGTCGAGGACGCCCCGGCGATGGCGCGCGTCCTGGCCGACCCTGCCCTCTACGCGTTCACCGGCGGCGAGCCGCCCACCGTCGAGGATCTCACCCGGCGGTACACGACCCAGACCCGCGGCGGGTCAGCCGACGGCACCGAGACGTGGGTCAACGAGATCGTGGTGCTGGCGACCGACGGCCGCCCCATCGGCTACGTGCAGGCCACCCTCCCCCACGACGGCGGCCCCGCAGAGGTCGCGTGGGTCATCGGCACCCCGTGGCAGGGACAGGGATTCGCCCGCCGCGCCGCGGAGCTGCTCGTGGCCGGGCTCCGTGCGCGTGGCGTCGAGCGCGCCCTCGCCCACATCCACCCCCACCACGTCGCCTCGCAGCGCATCGCCCGCCACCTGGGGCTGGCCCCCACCGACACCGTCGTGGACGGCGAGGTCCGCTGGGAGGGCCCCCTCACGCAGCCGCCACCGGCCGCCGCCCCCTCCCCGGCGTAA
- a CDS encoding penicillin-binding protein, with the protein MARPSTPHLTPLPALAGFVVSCLIAGLLAAALFIPFTIGVGKTTEAGVTYFEELPSDFGSGGVTQQTRIVTADGMQIAAPFGENRVVVESDQISPWMKKAQVAIEDERFTEHNGADLTGIARALVNNFGGGGTQGGSTLTQQYVKVSLQDQALREGDLEAARRATTQNGLAGYARKLREIKYAVSLEKTHSKDEILTNYLNLVYYGDRAYGVEAAAQHYFSVPAADLTIAQSALLAGIVRAPGASDPISNPERALDRRNVVLFKMHELGDITDEQYEEAVASDLGLDVSYTRRSCATSDYPFVCIYVVEWLLRQQALGETESDRRTRLDRGGLTITTTFDSELLDRATKELRDAVPAENDNAVAAAVAVVEPGTGKVRAIAQNREYGFDRGSGQTAVGYSVDRPYTTSGGFAIGSTAKLYSAVTAIRDGFPVDGRIGLRDTVDLTSINSRGEEREVPKAVFRPQEFAECADVADGELWAVQNDHGRFSDSIDFKEATEESVNTAFSELTTALSPCRVRDTMTSMGLHRSQLDENGEYVPFSAKPGSVALGADEASPLSLANSFATVASGGTRCTPYPVESIADFEGTEIPLDAQQCERVLEEGEAAAVTEVFRSVPETTDGGAARARLSGGRVSAGKTGTADGSDETWYSGYTPQLAASVWVGTPDSLGNLRDIQLGDRTYPGWLYGSTLAAPTFRKIMDFAHRDLPNESFPTPPEELRGGTLVDVPDVSGMTVLEARDELRKAGLLALNTKPWAPGDATIERIETSHGGQQDTAGFVKLTPRTDAEEPTPEEIRTELEAQGDRVEGSVADGDTGEN; encoded by the coding sequence ATGGCTCGACCCTCCACCCCTCACCTCACCCCGCTGCCCGCGTTGGCCGGCTTCGTGGTGAGCTGCCTGATCGCAGGGCTCCTGGCCGCCGCACTGTTCATCCCCTTCACCATCGGGGTGGGGAAGACGACCGAGGCCGGCGTGACCTACTTCGAGGAGCTGCCCTCGGACTTCGGCTCCGGCGGCGTGACCCAGCAGACCCGCATCGTCACCGCCGACGGCATGCAGATCGCGGCCCCCTTCGGGGAGAACCGCGTGGTGGTGGAGTCCGACCAGATCTCGCCGTGGATGAAGAAGGCGCAGGTCGCCATCGAGGACGAGCGCTTCACCGAGCACAACGGGGCCGACCTCACCGGCATCGCCCGCGCCCTGGTGAACAACTTCGGCGGCGGCGGCACCCAGGGCGGATCCACGCTGACCCAGCAGTACGTGAAGGTCTCGCTGCAGGACCAGGCGCTGCGCGAGGGCGACCTCGAGGCCGCCCGCCGGGCCACCACCCAGAACGGGCTGGCCGGCTACGCGCGCAAGCTGCGGGAGATCAAGTACGCCGTCTCCTTGGAGAAGACGCACAGCAAGGACGAGATCCTCACCAACTACCTGAACCTCGTCTACTACGGCGACCGCGCCTACGGCGTGGAGGCCGCCGCCCAGCACTACTTCTCGGTGCCGGCCGCCGACCTGACCATCGCCCAGTCGGCCCTGCTGGCCGGCATCGTGCGCGCCCCCGGTGCCAGCGACCCCATCAGCAACCCCGAGCGCGCCCTGGACCGCCGCAACGTGGTGCTGTTCAAGATGCACGAGCTCGGGGACATCACCGACGAGCAGTACGAGGAGGCCGTCGCCTCCGACCTCGGGCTGGACGTCTCGTACACGCGCCGCTCCTGCGCCACCAGCGACTACCCGTTCGTCTGCATCTACGTGGTCGAGTGGCTGCTGCGCCAGCAGGCCCTGGGCGAGACCGAGTCCGACCGCCGCACCCGCCTGGACCGTGGCGGCCTGACCATCACCACCACCTTCGACAGCGAGCTGCTGGACCGCGCCACCAAGGAGCTGCGCGACGCGGTGCCGGCGGAGAACGACAACGCCGTGGCCGCCGCCGTGGCCGTGGTGGAGCCGGGCACCGGCAAGGTGCGCGCCATCGCCCAGAACCGGGAGTACGGCTTCGACCGTGGCTCCGGCCAGACCGCCGTGGGCTACTCGGTGGACCGCCCGTACACGACCAGCGGCGGGTTCGCGATCGGCTCCACGGCCAAGCTGTACTCGGCGGTCACCGCCATCCGCGACGGTTTCCCGGTGGACGGCCGGATCGGGCTGCGCGACACGGTGGACCTGACCTCCATCAACTCCCGCGGCGAGGAGCGCGAGGTGCCCAAGGCCGTCTTCCGGCCGCAGGAGTTCGCGGAGTGCGCCGACGTCGCCGACGGCGAGCTGTGGGCCGTGCAGAACGACCACGGGCGCTTCAGTGACTCGATCGACTTCAAGGAGGCCACCGAGGAGTCGGTGAACACCGCCTTCTCGGAGCTGACCACCGCCCTGTCACCCTGCCGTGTCCGCGACACGATGACCTCGATGGGGCTGCACCGCTCGCAGCTCGACGAGAACGGCGAGTACGTGCCCTTCTCCGCCAAGCCCGGTTCGGTGGCCCTGGGCGCCGACGAGGCCAGCCCCCTGTCGCTGGCCAACTCGTTCGCGACCGTCGCCTCCGGCGGCACGCGGTGCACCCCCTACCCGGTCGAGTCGATCGCCGACTTCGAGGGCACCGAGATCCCGCTGGACGCCCAGCAGTGCGAGCGCGTGCTGGAGGAGGGCGAGGCCGCCGCGGTCACCGAGGTGTTCCGCTCCGTGCCGGAGACCACCGACGGCGGCGCCGCGCGGGCCCGCCTCTCCGGCGGGCGGGTCTCGGCCGGCAAGACCGGGACGGCCGACGGGTCCGACGAGACCTGGTACTCCGGCTACACCCCGCAGCTGGCGGCCTCGGTGTGGGTCGGCACGCCCGACAGCCTGGGCAACCTCCGCGACATCCAGCTGGGCGACCGCACCTACCCCGGGTGGCTGTACGGCTCCACGCTGGCCGCGCCGACCTTCCGCAAGATCATGGACTTCGCCCACCGCGATCTCCCCAACGAGTCCTTCCCGACGCCGCCGGAGGAGCTGCGCGGCGGGACGCTCGTGGACGTGCCCGACGTTTCCGGGATGACCGTCCTGGAGGCCCGCGACGAGCTCCGCAAGGCCGGCCTGCTGGCGCTGAACACCAAGCCCTGGGCGCCGGGCGACGCGACGATCGAGCGCATCGAGACCTCCCACGGCGGGCAGCAGGACACCGCAGGCTTCGTGAAGCTGACGCCGCGCACGGACGCCGAGGAGCCGACGCCCGAGGAGATCCGCACGGAGCTCGAGGCCCAGGGCGACCGGGTGGAGGGCTCGGTCGCCGACGGCGACACCGGCGAGAACTGA
- a CDS encoding VOC family protein: MGLRLSHTTWDALDPHTIAEFWRELTGWEVSEPESYHPGSDECYLVTPDGYTILFFRVPDAKRLKNRAHMDLRHSGTSRDEEVERALRLGATMVDDRREDLSWAVMADPEGNEFCILDG, from the coding sequence ATGGGCCTGCGCCTCTCCCACACCACCTGGGACGCCCTCGACCCCCACACCATCGCCGAGTTCTGGCGGGAGCTGACCGGCTGGGAGGTCAGCGAGCCCGAGTCGTACCACCCCGGCTCGGACGAGTGCTACCTCGTCACCCCGGACGGCTACACGATCCTGTTCTTCCGCGTGCCCGACGCCAAGCGGCTGAAGAACCGGGCCCACATGGACCTGCGCCACTCCGGCACCTCCCGGGACGAGGAGGTCGAGCGCGCCCTGCGCCTCGGCGCCACGATGGTGGACGACCGCCGCGAGGACCTCTCCTGGGCCGTGATGGCCGACCCCGAGGGCAACGAGTTCTGCATCCTCGACGGCTGA
- a CDS encoding VOC family protein, with product MKMTKASTIVFDAADLEASSSFWAQLLDGTVTRRDEDWHAIELDGDFTLAIQLDPDHQPPQWPEGRPQQVHLDFHPEDLEAAHTHALKIGAEYLGEETEPAREGGFRVYADPAGHPFCLCW from the coding sequence ATGAAGATGACCAAGGCCTCCACCATCGTGTTCGACGCCGCCGACCTCGAGGCGAGCAGCAGCTTCTGGGCCCAGCTGCTCGACGGCACCGTCACCCGGCGCGACGAGGACTGGCACGCCATCGAGCTGGATGGCGACTTCACCCTCGCCATCCAGCTGGACCCCGACCACCAGCCGCCCCAGTGGCCCGAGGGGCGCCCCCAGCAGGTGCACCTGGACTTCCACCCCGAGGACCTGGAGGCCGCCCACACCCACGCGCTGAAGATCGGAGCGGAGTACCTCGGCGAGGAGACCGAGCCCGCCCGGGAGGGCGGATTCCGGGTGTACGCCGACCCGGCGGGGCACCCCTTCTGCCTCTGCTGGTGA
- a CDS encoding DUF4177 domain-containing protein — protein MRTWEYATVPLIVHATKQILDQWGEDGWELVTVIPGPEGNNLVAYMKREKAA, from the coding sequence ATGCGCACATGGGAGTACGCCACCGTTCCGTTGATCGTCCACGCGACCAAGCAGATCCTCGACCAGTGGGGTGAGGACGGGTGGGAGCTCGTCACCGTCATCCCCGGCCCCGAGGGCAACAACCTCGTGGCCTACATGAAGCGGGAGAAGGCCGCCTGA
- a CDS encoding aspartate kinase, translated as MPLVMKFGGSSVADADRLRRAADLVRSSMGRTPLVVLSATGGTTNTLVAASHAAAAGRVEEALGLSADLRRRHEEIAVDLLGGVDAGLARTFDELFGDLDSLLRAVAILAELSPRSRDAILSTGERLSTRLFAAHTGFPLLDARDLVHTDSRHGAARPDTDAIAAAVAEIALPAIEASGAAITQGFIGSDPHGTTTTLGRGGSDFSASLLGAALHADEVQIWTDVEGVLTCDPRVVPSARSVHEVSAAEAAELAAFGANVLHPATIAPAMAGGATVTVRHTQRPEGEFTTIRPGAVSAQAATAIASRGPVTLLTVSSPRMLDHAGFMQRLFEVFGEHQVSVGLIATAEVSVSVTVEDEVDLEALLRDLGEFAEVEVARGRAIIAVVGDRLRATRGLAARVFSSLAPVANVELISQGANEINLSVVVRCDERDEALRALHAGLFEDAPLPE; from the coding sequence ATGCCCCTCGTGATGAAGTTCGGCGGGTCCTCCGTGGCCGATGCCGACCGCCTGCGCCGCGCCGCGGATCTGGTCCGCTCCTCGATGGGGCGGACACCCCTGGTCGTGCTGTCCGCCACCGGCGGCACCACGAACACCCTCGTGGCCGCCTCGCACGCGGCGGCCGCCGGCCGGGTGGAGGAGGCCCTGGGCCTGAGCGCAGACCTACGCCGTCGCCACGAGGAGATCGCCGTCGACCTGTTGGGCGGGGTCGATGCCGGGCTGGCGCGGACCTTTGACGAGTTGTTCGGCGACCTCGACAGCCTGCTGCGGGCCGTGGCGATCCTGGCCGAGCTCTCCCCGCGCAGCCGCGACGCGATCCTGTCCACCGGCGAGCGCCTGTCCACCCGATTGTTCGCGGCCCACACGGGGTTCCCCCTGCTGGACGCCCGCGACCTGGTGCACACCGACTCGCGCCACGGGGCGGCCCGGCCCGACACCGACGCCATCGCGGCCGCCGTGGCCGAGATCGCGCTCCCCGCCATCGAGGCCTCCGGCGCCGCCATCACGCAGGGCTTCATCGGGAGCGACCCGCACGGCACCACCACCACCCTCGGCCGGGGTGGGAGCGACTTCTCGGCCTCGCTGCTCGGGGCCGCCCTCCACGCCGACGAGGTGCAGATCTGGACCGACGTGGAGGGCGTGCTCACGTGCGACCCGCGCGTGGTGCCGTCGGCGCGCAGCGTGCACGAGGTCTCGGCGGCCGAGGCGGCTGAGCTGGCGGCCTTCGGCGCGAACGTGCTGCACCCGGCAACGATCGCGCCCGCCATGGCCGGTGGCGCGACGGTGACGGTGCGCCACACGCAGCGCCCCGAGGGTGAGTTCACCACCATCCGTCCCGGCGCTGTCAGCGCGCAGGCGGCCACCGCGATCGCGTCCCGGGGTCCGGTGACCCTGCTGACGGTGAGCTCGCCGAGGATGCTGGACCACGCCGGGTTCATGCAGCGGCTGTTCGAGGTGTTCGGCGAGCACCAGGTGAGCGTCGGCCTCATCGCCACCGCCGAGGTGAGTGTCTCGGTGACGGTGGAGGACGAGGTCGACCTGGAGGCGCTGCTGCGGGACCTCGGGGAGTTTGCGGAGGTCGAGGTCGCGCGGGGGCGGGCCATCATCGCCGTGGTGGGGGACCGGCTGCGCGCCACGCGCGGGTTGGCAGCGCGGGTGTTCTCCAGCCTGGCCCCGGTCGCGAACGTGGAGCTCATCAGCCAGGGCGCCAACGAGATCAACCTCTCGGTGGTGGTGCGCTGCGACGAGCGCGACGAGGCCCTCCGCGCCCTCCACGCCGGACTCTTCGAGGACGCCCCGCTCCCCGAGTGA